The Acidobacteriota bacterium genome window below encodes:
- a CDS encoding helix-hairpin-helix domain-containing protein, whose translation MRASFICSFLLFLIISPPLCQPRLPGEKSRDYPLIAPKIDLNRATEEEFLRLPLLKREIIAEIIKWRKEHPFRRVEDILFIRGIGEYTYFHLRKHLFVSSSSPISSSSGGSDSALPLPHRDERP comes from the coding sequence ATGAGAGCTTCCTTCATTTGTAGCTTCCTTCTCTTTCTGATAATATCTCCCCCTCTTTGCCAACCGCGACTACCCGGGGAGAAATCGCGAGATTACCCCCTGATAGCACCAAAAATAGACCTGAATCGAGCAACTGAGGAAGAATTTCTCCGCCTTCCCCTGCTTAAAAGGGAGATCATAGCCGAGATAATAAAATGGCGGAAGGAACATCCCTTCCGCCGGGTGGAGGATATTCTCTTCATTCGGGGGATAGGTGAATACACCTACTTCCACCTAAGAAAACACCTTTTTGTCTCCTCTTCTTCCCCTATTTCTTCCTCCAGCGGAGGATCGGATTCCGCGCTGCCCCTACCTCATCGAGACGAGAGACCTTAG
- the gcvPB gene encoding aminomethyl-transferring glycine dehydrogenase subunit GcvPB produces MVRDEPLIFERSKPGKRGFPLPELDVSGRDVAELLPKGYLRDDIAGFPEVSEVEVVRHFTRLSTWNYGVDTGLYPLGSCTMKYNPKVNEKVAREENFLLSHPYQPEELSQGNLELMYQLERFLNEITGMDRTTLQPAAGAHGELTGMLLIRAYLTSKGNPRKKVLIPDSAHGTNPASASIVGYQVVKVKSDERGCVDSAELDRLVDEDVAALMITNPNTLGLFEEEIVKIADIVHRKGALLYMDGANLNALLGKARPGDMGVDAIHLNLHKTFSTPHGGGGPGSGPVAVKEHLAPFLPVPLVEKGANGYYLNYDLPHSIGKVRTFYANFGVLIKAYAYILTMGAVGLEKVAERAVVAANYLRVKLRGVYHLPYDRICMHEVVFSDKNQEQYGVKTLDIAKRLLDYGFHPPTIYFPLIVPGALMIEPTDTETKEELDSFIEAMKEIAREAKEKPELLHSAPHITKVSRLDEVGAARNPILRWRKK; encoded by the coding sequence ATGGTAAGGGACGAGCCTCTCATCTTTGAGAGGAGCAAGCCGGGAAAGAGGGGGTTCCCTCTTCCTGAGCTCGATGTTTCGGGGAGGGATGTAGCCGAACTTCTCCCCAAGGGTTACCTGAGGGACGATATAGCTGGTTTTCCTGAGGTGTCCGAGGTAGAAGTGGTGCGTCATTTCACCCGTCTTTCCACCTGGAATTACGGGGTGGATACTGGCCTTTACCCCTTGGGTTCCTGTACGATGAAGTATAATCCCAAGGTTAATGAAAAGGTAGCCCGGGAGGAAAATTTCCTCCTTTCGCATCCCTATCAGCCAGAGGAACTCTCCCAGGGCAATTTGGAGTTGATGTACCAGCTTGAGAGGTTCCTCAACGAGATCACTGGTATGGATCGAACCACCCTCCAACCTGCTGCTGGAGCCCATGGCGAGCTTACCGGAATGTTGCTCATTCGTGCCTATTTAACATCCAAAGGTAATCCCAGAAAGAAGGTTCTCATTCCTGACTCCGCTCATGGGACCAATCCGGCAAGTGCCTCCATAGTCGGTTATCAGGTGGTGAAGGTGAAATCTGATGAGAGGGGGTGTGTTGATTCCGCTGAGCTCGATAGATTGGTCGACGAGGATGTAGCCGCTTTGATGATTACCAACCCCAACACCCTTGGTCTGTTTGAGGAGGAGATCGTTAAGATAGCGGATATAGTGCACAGGAAGGGAGCCCTCCTTTATATGGATGGTGCCAATCTGAACGCCCTCTTAGGTAAGGCTCGTCCCGGTGATATGGGGGTTGATGCCATTCATCTGAACCTTCACAAGACCTTTTCCACCCCTCATGGCGGTGGCGGTCCCGGCAGTGGACCAGTGGCGGTGAAGGAGCATCTGGCTCCGTTCCTTCCAGTGCCTTTGGTTGAAAAAGGTGCCAATGGGTATTACCTCAATTATGATCTTCCTCACTCCATTGGGAAGGTGCGGACTTTCTATGCCAATTTTGGGGTGCTCATCAAGGCTTACGCCTATATCCTCACTATGGGAGCGGTAGGGTTGGAGAAGGTAGCGGAGAGAGCAGTGGTCGCTGCTAACTACCTGCGGGTCAAGCTAAGGGGGGTGTATCATCTTCCTTACGATCGGATCTGTATGCATGAGGTGGTATTTTCCGATAAGAACCAGGAGCAATATGGGGTGAAGACCCTCGATATAGCGAAGAGACTTCTCGATTATGGATTCCATCCACCGACGATCTACTTCCCGCTCATCGTGCCTGGCGCCCTTATGATAGAGCCGACGGATACCGAAACCAAGGAGGAGCTTGATAGCTTTATTGAGGCGATGAAGGAAATCGCCAGGGAAGCGAAGGAGAAACCGGAACTTCTTCATTCAGCCCCTCACATCACTAAGGTCTCTCGTCTCGATGAGGTAGGGGCAGCGCGGAATCCGATCCTCCGCTGGAGGAAGAAATAG